A single Paenibacillus sp. FSL R5-0517 DNA region contains:
- the ftsX gene encoding permease-like cell division protein FtsX: protein MNFSTLLRHLREGFKNVFRNGWMSVASIMSIIVSLLILGVFMLLVLNVNSMANQVDSQVEISTFLELNVDENLRNTLEQEISAMPEVSEIRFVSKEEGLKEFRDRLGESADNVLSGFDVDNNPLPETIEVEVIEPETVTFVAQKIEALNEKHPEKPIMKVNYGKETVEVLFKFTKLVRNIGFIFVGGLGLMSMFLISNTIRVTILARRREIGIMKLVGATNTFIRWPFFIEGALIGFIGSVITVAVLFVGYSQLMSTIGQDVFMQMLNLIPLSDIWLLFGTLLIGLGVLVGILGSTLSIRKSLNV, encoded by the coding sequence ATGAATTTTAGTACTCTCTTGCGCCATCTGCGGGAGGGATTCAAAAACGTATTCCGCAACGGCTGGATGTCTGTGGCCTCCATCATGTCCATCATTGTGTCGCTATTGATTCTTGGTGTGTTTATGCTGCTGGTGCTTAATGTGAACTCCATGGCGAATCAAGTGGATAGTCAGGTGGAGATCAGCACGTTTCTCGAACTGAATGTGGACGAGAACCTGCGTAACACATTGGAACAAGAAATCAGCGCGATGCCTGAAGTAAGTGAGATTCGTTTTGTTTCCAAGGAAGAAGGACTCAAGGAGTTCCGTGATCGTCTTGGAGAGAGTGCAGATAACGTGCTTAGCGGTTTCGATGTGGACAACAACCCACTGCCGGAGACCATTGAAGTTGAGGTCATTGAACCGGAAACCGTCACTTTTGTGGCGCAAAAAATCGAAGCTTTGAACGAAAAACACCCGGAGAAGCCAATCATGAAAGTGAATTACGGCAAGGAAACGGTGGAAGTGTTGTTCAAATTTACGAAGCTTGTTCGTAACATCGGATTTATTTTTGTTGGGGGACTGGGTCTCATGTCCATGTTCCTGATCTCGAATACGATTCGCGTAACGATTCTGGCCCGTCGCCGGGAGATTGGTATTATGAAGCTGGTTGGTGCAACCAACACCTTTATCCGTTGGCCTTTCTTTATTGAAGGTGCACTCATTGGATTTATTGGCTCTGTGATTACGGTTGCGGTACTGTTCGTCGGATACAGCCAGTTGATGTCCACGATTGGTCAGGATGTCTTCATGCAGATGCTTAACTTGATTCCGCTCAGCGATATCTGGCTGCTGTTTGGAACCCTGTTGATCGGACTCGGTGTGCTGGTAGGTATTTTGGGAAGTACACTGTCCATTCGAAAATCACTTAACGTTTAA
- a CDS encoding peptidoglycan DD-metalloendopeptidase family protein produces MKKTASLLAFTLLASLTLQPSDGYAKSSISDIDQQIQQLESKAASAKQEQKKAASNKKEAQHYKNKTNAYLKVVMEQINVVSDELASVSLQIENTEEDLRTTKKDLQAAEERIVAREKLLESRVRLMYTDGAVSYLDVLLSSTSFTDFLTRADSLKTIVDQDQHLLDEHKADKQLVVDKKAELDVQYAEAKSLYAQKKQRKSQLNEKEAEKQVLLASYDAKIEESEELTQEQEDVLMQIASKRSALLQEKNKLREQQAAAAAKAKAAAAARAKAAAKAPTRVSADSSSEVTYSSGNGIFSKPVSGGRISSGFGPRTHPITGVVGKMHAGVDFAVPQGTSVHAASGGIVIMAEWYSGYGYTVIVDHGGGLWTLYGHLREGGFKVSKGDTVSKGDTIAESGNTGNSTGPHLHFEVRDNGTAVNPMNYL; encoded by the coding sequence TTGAAAAAAACTGCTTCGCTGCTGGCCTTTACGTTATTGGCCAGTTTGACGCTTCAACCTTCTGACGGATATGCCAAGAGCAGCATCAGCGATATTGACCAACAGATTCAGCAACTGGAGAGCAAGGCAGCTTCTGCCAAGCAGGAGCAAAAAAAAGCGGCTTCCAACAAAAAGGAAGCGCAGCATTACAAAAACAAAACCAACGCTTATCTGAAGGTTGTCATGGAACAGATTAATGTCGTTAGTGATGAACTGGCTAGTGTATCCTTGCAAATCGAGAACACGGAGGAAGATCTCCGTACAACGAAGAAAGATCTGCAAGCGGCAGAAGAACGCATCGTTGCAAGGGAGAAATTGTTGGAGTCACGTGTACGCCTGATGTATACAGACGGTGCTGTATCCTATCTGGATGTATTGTTGTCCTCCACCAGCTTCACTGACTTTCTGACCCGTGCGGATTCACTCAAAACGATCGTGGATCAGGATCAGCACCTGCTGGATGAGCACAAAGCGGACAAGCAACTTGTCGTGGACAAAAAGGCAGAATTGGATGTGCAATATGCGGAAGCCAAGAGCCTGTATGCACAGAAGAAACAGCGCAAGTCCCAATTGAATGAAAAAGAAGCGGAAAAGCAAGTGCTTCTCGCTTCATATGATGCTAAAATCGAAGAGTCAGAAGAGTTGACACAAGAGCAGGAAGACGTATTGATGCAGATTGCCAGCAAACGTTCGGCCCTTCTTCAAGAGAAAAATAAATTGCGTGAACAGCAAGCAGCCGCAGCGGCCAAAGCCAAAGCAGCAGCTGCTGCCCGGGCGAAAGCTGCTGCCAAGGCACCAACCAGAGTCAGCGCGGATAGCAGCAGTGAGGTTACCTATTCATCCGGTAATGGTATCTTCTCAAAACCGGTATCTGGAGGACGTATTTCTTCTGGATTCGGTCCCCGTACCCATCCAATTACGGGTGTAGTGGGTAAAATGCATGCCGGTGTCGATTTTGCTGTTCCTCAGGGAACTTCAGTTCACGCGGCCTCTGGCGGAATCGTGATCATGGCTGAATGGTATAGCGGTTATGGTTATACCGTTATTGTGGACCATGGCGGTGGTCTTTGGACGTTATATGGTCACTTGCGCGAAGGTGGATTTAAAGTCAGCAAGGGAGACACTGTAAGCAAAGGTGATACCATTGCTGAGTCAGGTAATACAGGAAACTCCACGGGACCTCACTTGCACTTTGAAGTAAGAGATAACGGTACCGCGGTAAATCCGATGAACTATTTGTAA
- the ftsE gene encoding cell division ATP-binding protein FtsE, which yields MIEMQDVWKTYANGTHALQGVSVKIDRNEFVYIVGPSGAGKSTFMKLMYREEIPTKGQISINGFNIGKLKPRKIPYVRRNIGVVFQDFRLLPRMTAFENVAFAMEVIEAPKRHIKKRVMEVLDLVGLRSKANREPSQLSGGEQQRIAIARAIVNNPSVIIADEPTGNLDPETSWGIMQLLDEINFRGTTIVMATHNKDIVNTMRKRVIAIERGQIVRDQMRGEYGYEF from the coding sequence GTGATAGAAATGCAGGACGTGTGGAAGACCTACGCCAATGGGACCCACGCATTACAAGGGGTGTCGGTGAAGATCGACCGCAATGAATTTGTCTATATCGTCGGTCCGTCCGGCGCAGGCAAATCGACATTTATGAAATTGATGTACAGAGAAGAAATTCCGACAAAAGGACAAATATCCATTAACGGATTTAATATTGGTAAGTTGAAGCCAAGAAAGATTCCTTATGTGCGCCGTAACATCGGCGTTGTGTTCCAAGACTTCCGTCTATTGCCGAGAATGACGGCTTTTGAGAATGTGGCATTTGCCATGGAAGTCATTGAGGCGCCCAAGCGGCACATCAAGAAACGGGTCATGGAAGTACTCGACTTGGTGGGACTGCGCAGCAAAGCGAATCGTGAACCTTCTCAGCTCTCAGGCGGGGAACAGCAACGTATTGCCATTGCGCGGGCTATCGTCAATAACCCATCGGTTATTATCGCGGATGAGCCTACAGGTAACCTCGATCCGGAGACGTCATGGGGCATTATGCAGCTGCTGGATGAAATTAATTTCCGGGGAACAACCATTGTTATGGCAACCCACAACAAAGATATCGTGAATACGATGCGTAAACGGGTTATCGCCATTGAACGTGGACAGATTGTACGGGATCAGATGAGAGGGGAATACGGTTATGAATTTTAG
- a CDS encoding ABC transporter ATP-binding protein, with protein sequence MGILEVHHVVKRYGSRLSVDHLNLSVGKGEIFGLLGPNGAGKSTTISMIAGLLNMDQGEIRLDGISVKERPLEVKRKIGLVPQDLALYETMSAAENVTFFARLYGLRGKLLKERVQESLEFVGLQDKAKDAPSTFSGGMKRRLNIACAITHRPDLIIMDEPTVGIDPQSRNHILESVRTLNKMGSTIIYTSHYMEEVAAISHRVAIMDQGRIIACGTEAELRERVASEEKVVLSTSGIGTDVVEELKLHPRVRSVEVSENTLTITLPSAQQDLQDMLFICSKHEITIQSLKVEEPDLETLFLNLTGRTLRD encoded by the coding sequence ATGGGGATACTTGAAGTGCATCATGTTGTGAAACGATACGGCAGCAGGTTGTCCGTGGATCATTTGAACCTTAGTGTTGGCAAAGGCGAAATTTTTGGATTGCTCGGTCCCAATGGAGCAGGAAAAAGTACCACCATCAGCATGATAGCCGGGCTCCTGAATATGGATCAGGGTGAAATCAGATTAGATGGGATATCGGTCAAGGAGCGACCGCTTGAAGTAAAGCGCAAGATCGGACTGGTTCCGCAGGATCTGGCTTTATACGAAACCATGTCTGCTGCGGAGAATGTGACCTTTTTTGCCAGACTGTATGGACTGCGTGGAAAATTGCTTAAGGAAAGGGTGCAGGAGTCTCTTGAATTTGTAGGGTTGCAGGATAAAGCAAAGGATGCCCCCTCGACCTTCTCTGGCGGTATGAAACGCAGGTTAAACATCGCATGTGCGATCACACATCGCCCGGATCTAATTATCATGGATGAACCGACAGTTGGCATTGATCCGCAATCTCGGAATCATATCCTTGAATCGGTGCGCACACTCAACAAGATGGGTTCAACGATTATATATACAAGTCATTACATGGAGGAAGTGGCGGCGATTAGTCACCGGGTTGCGATTATGGATCAGGGGCGAATCATTGCCTGTGGCACGGAAGCAGAGCTGAGAGAACGGGTAGCATCGGAGGAAAAAGTAGTGCTCTCCACTTCCGGTATTGGTACCGATGTCGTGGAAGAATTGAAACTTCACCCTCGCGTGCGATCGGTAGAAGTTTCAGAGAATACACTGACCATTACGCTGCCTTCGGCACAGCAGGATCTTCAGGATATGCTCTTCATTTGCAGCAAACATGAAATAACCATTCAGTCACTCAAGGTCGAAGAGCCTGATCTGGAAACATTGTTCCTCAATCTAACCGGGCGTACGCTGCGAGACTAG
- a CDS encoding PDZ domain-containing protein, translated as MEWVWPWLTTLGEAVLQLFIQPFYYIAVILIALIYHRQLLQERKLFHVRLQSSITQTIRAVLGGILIGTIVSIVSLFLGAHLTLGSLICIWAATLILSLFRIRYLCFAYAAGLLGVLQFGLNLASGWQPSGWVGSITETLRTLDMPALLVLTALLHMGEALLVRMQGVSMASPLLFEGKRGKLVGGYQLQQFWAIPLLILVPVTGNGAELAWNPLMNAGQSYMLFALPIMLGFGEITQSMLPGRKVQISSQRLMLYGTTLLVFSLLAAWWSPLMVVAALIAFIGHEFLVWYSAFEEQNRSPVFVHPQHGLKVLAVIPESPAADLGIEAGETLYKVNGKLVHSPEELHRALRMNPAFCKLEVRNHQGESKFMQRAIYEGEHHQLGVIMAPDNHEVWAIRLRPLTLFHIINLKLLARLKKPHRDEAPLALPPAPVASDKGSVEM; from the coding sequence ATGGAATGGGTATGGCCGTGGTTAACTACATTAGGCGAAGCAGTGTTGCAGTTGTTTATTCAGCCGTTTTATTATATTGCGGTGATCCTGATTGCGCTCATCTATCATCGTCAATTACTGCAGGAGCGTAAATTGTTTCATGTTCGTTTGCAAAGCTCAATTACACAGACGATTCGTGCCGTACTGGGAGGCATACTCATTGGTACCATCGTCTCGATTGTATCCCTATTCCTCGGTGCACATCTCACACTGGGAAGCCTGATATGCATATGGGCTGCAACGTTAATTCTATCCTTGTTTCGTATCCGGTATCTGTGTTTTGCCTACGCGGCCGGGTTACTGGGTGTGCTACAATTTGGTTTGAATCTGGCTTCAGGCTGGCAACCTTCAGGTTGGGTAGGGAGTATAACGGAAACGTTACGTACCTTGGATATGCCTGCACTGCTTGTCCTGACGGCCCTTCTACATATGGGTGAAGCCCTGTTGGTACGCATGCAGGGAGTATCCATGGCATCACCGCTTCTCTTCGAGGGAAAACGCGGGAAACTGGTTGGTGGATATCAACTGCAACAGTTCTGGGCTATTCCCCTACTGATTCTTGTACCAGTCACAGGTAATGGCGCGGAACTGGCTTGGAATCCACTCATGAATGCCGGCCAGAGCTATATGCTGTTTGCGTTGCCCATCATGCTCGGATTTGGTGAAATAACGCAAAGTATGCTTCCTGGACGGAAGGTGCAGATCTCGTCCCAACGGTTGATGTTATATGGGACAACCTTGCTCGTGTTCAGTTTGCTTGCTGCATGGTGGTCTCCACTTATGGTGGTTGCTGCGCTGATTGCATTTATTGGACATGAATTTCTGGTATGGTATAGCGCATTTGAAGAGCAAAACCGCAGCCCGGTATTTGTCCATCCGCAGCATGGGTTGAAGGTATTGGCTGTTATTCCGGAGAGTCCTGCTGCGGATCTGGGGATTGAAGCTGGAGAGACATTGTACAAGGTGAATGGCAAGTTGGTTCATTCACCGGAAGAGTTGCATCGCGCCCTGCGGATGAATCCGGCTTTTTGCAAGCTGGAGGTACGAAATCACCAGGGAGAAAGCAAGTTCATGCAGCGAGCAATCTATGAAGGGGAACATCATCAGCTTGGGGTCATTATGGCACCTGACAATCACGAGGTCTGGGCGATTCGGTTGCGTCCATTGACGCTGTTCCATATCATCAACCTCAAGTTGCTTGCCCGTCTGAAAAAACCACACAGGGACGAAGCTCCCTTGGCATTACCGCCAGCTCCTGTGGCCAGTGATAAAGGGTCCGTGGAGATGTAA
- a CDS encoding response regulator transcription factor, with the protein MSERNDVNNKKDSAQHPLIRLLLADDDYFIRESLKVLLGLDSGIRVTGTASNGQEALELLEAGTPADVVLMDIRMPECDGVEGTGLIKARFPEIQVLMLTTFDDDEYIIQALQNGASGYLLKNVPPERIIQGIKTVHNGDMLIHPDIARKLTGLLRPSPTSQTHHPIEAYGLTRMELAVAEAISEGLSNKEIAAKLFLSEGTVKNYVTDILGKLNLRDRTQIAIFMLKK; encoded by the coding sequence ATGTCCGAACGGAATGATGTGAACAACAAAAAGGATTCAGCCCAGCACCCACTTATTCGGCTGCTTCTCGCCGATGATGACTACTTCATCCGCGAAAGCCTTAAAGTGTTGCTTGGACTCGACTCTGGCATTCGCGTTACAGGTACGGCCTCAAATGGCCAGGAAGCGTTAGAATTGCTTGAAGCAGGCACACCTGCGGATGTGGTGTTGATGGATATTCGGATGCCGGAATGTGACGGAGTTGAAGGTACTGGGCTGATCAAGGCACGCTTTCCTGAAATTCAGGTGCTCATGCTGACTACGTTTGACGACGATGAGTATATCATTCAGGCATTACAGAATGGAGCAAGCGGTTATTTGCTTAAAAATGTGCCGCCTGAACGGATTATTCAAGGCATCAAGACCGTACATAACGGCGATATGTTAATCCATCCGGATATTGCCCGCAAGCTAACAGGCCTTCTTCGTCCTTCTCCAACTTCCCAGACACATCACCCAATCGAAGCCTATGGACTGACCCGTATGGAGCTGGCGGTTGCCGAGGCCATATCGGAGGGGTTGTCCAATAAGGAAATTGCCGCCAAACTGTTCCTCAGTGAAGGCACGGTCAAGAACTACGTCACCGATATTCTGGGCAAGCTGAACTTGCGTGATCGGACCCAAATCGCTATCTTCATGTTAAAAAAATAA
- a CDS encoding S41 family peptidase produces the protein MMKKRSALLLVILGLLGGSLLTLVLMTYPGIANQTTAGEGLLASVTGSTQQKNDLKKIETAMDLISSNYYKDVDQTKLIDGAINGMMESLGDPYSNYMGQETAAQFEESIEGSFTGIGAEVSSQDGNVVVVSPIKGSPAEKAGIRAKDMIMSVNGESLQGLELNKAVNKIRGPKGSEAKVQVKRAGSTELIEFVIVRDDIDLETVYAHMEDGGIGVIAITQFSLNTGDRFKEELAKLEKQNMKGLVIDVRNDPGGVLQVVIDIAEQFVPKGKVIVQVEDKNGKKEQSKSNGSAKAYPVTVLMNKGSASASEILAGALQQSAGAKLIGENSFGKGTVQTSYDKQMGDGSLLKITIAKWLTPNGDWIHEKGIKPDIAVDQPDYFSVAPINKEKLPLKYDSNSTDVKSAQTMLRGLDFKPDRVDGYYDQKTEEAVKAFQKQKGIQATGQIDEKTAESLEAALIERIANPQYDAQLKRAIENVSKDISSAVSKP, from the coding sequence ATGATGAAAAAAAGATCGGCGCTACTGCTTGTCATTTTGGGTCTTCTGGGTGGTAGTTTGCTAACCTTGGTACTAATGACTTACCCGGGAATAGCGAACCAGACCACAGCTGGCGAGGGTTTGCTAGCCAGTGTAACCGGCAGTACGCAGCAGAAGAACGATTTGAAGAAGATTGAAACCGCGATGGATTTGATCTCAAGCAACTATTATAAAGACGTGGATCAGACCAAATTGATTGACGGTGCGATCAACGGCATGATGGAATCCCTTGGTGATCCGTACTCCAACTATATGGGGCAGGAAACGGCTGCTCAGTTTGAAGAGTCGATCGAAGGTTCATTTACCGGTATTGGCGCAGAGGTATCCTCACAGGATGGAAATGTCGTTGTTGTTTCCCCAATCAAAGGATCACCTGCCGAAAAAGCGGGTATTCGTGCGAAAGACATGATTATGTCAGTCAACGGCGAATCCCTGCAAGGGTTGGAACTGAACAAGGCTGTCAACAAAATCAGAGGTCCTAAGGGTAGTGAAGCGAAGGTACAGGTCAAACGTGCCGGATCTACCGAACTGATTGAGTTTGTTATTGTGCGGGATGACATAGATCTGGAGACCGTATATGCTCACATGGAGGATGGCGGAATTGGCGTCATTGCCATTACTCAATTCTCTTTGAATACAGGCGATCGCTTCAAGGAAGAGTTGGCGAAGCTTGAGAAGCAGAACATGAAAGGTCTGGTCATCGACGTACGGAATGACCCAGGCGGTGTATTGCAAGTCGTGATTGATATTGCTGAACAGTTTGTTCCTAAAGGCAAGGTTATTGTGCAAGTCGAAGACAAGAACGGCAAAAAGGAACAAAGCAAATCCAATGGATCAGCCAAAGCTTATCCAGTCACAGTCCTGATGAACAAAGGCAGTGCCAGTGCGTCGGAGATTTTGGCCGGTGCATTACAACAGTCAGCAGGTGCGAAGTTGATTGGTGAAAATTCCTTTGGTAAAGGAACCGTGCAGACGAGTTATGACAAGCAAATGGGGGACGGCAGCTTGCTGAAGATTACCATTGCCAAATGGCTCACGCCGAACGGGGACTGGATTCATGAAAAAGGAATCAAACCGGATATTGCGGTAGACCAGCCGGATTATTTCTCGGTGGCACCGATTAATAAAGAGAAGTTACCACTGAAATATGACAGCAATAGCACGGATGTGAAAAGTGCGCAGACGATGCTGAGAGGACTCGATTTCAAACCGGATCGTGTGGATGGATACTACGACCAGAAGACTGAAGAAGCGGTCAAGGCATTCCAGAAGCAAAAAGGCATTCAGGCCACAGGCCAGATTGACGAGAAAACCGCTGAATCACTGGAAGCGGCTCTGATTGAACGTATTGCCAATCCTCAATATGATGCACAGCTGAAACGCGCGATCGAAAATGTCTCAAAGGATATTTCGTCCGCTGTGTCGAAGCCATAA
- a CDS encoding ABC transporter permease, with the protein MNIWHICIFELRRILKIRSVVLNLFILPLLLIFILGTALSSTMGTADDVIPDTVRVGIIHLNSESGRGSDALDQALDTFVHSPAVAGMIKVQNFKTEEEAVHLLRTDKLDFAVMIPSDFEENVMMGKEARLQWIRGKDNTLNTLGETLFTRFTDEWNRQMAMTKVLGPEVILAMSSSSKSGAESSTSITVINPGKTGTAYSASQYYAASMLAMFMLYSGMTTSSSLFGERDNRTLIRLQAAPIGNGVIFAGKIAGNSLLAFLQATTIILMTYWFYGVDWGSHPWYIVLTCVGITLASMTLGVIVALICKTTASASATLQGIIVAMTFISGGFMPIPIDFVQRLSQLTVNHWALQSFLRMMLDAPVGEIVYSILMLGVVCAVLLLISGLIYRRAGYRYE; encoded by the coding sequence ATGAATATATGGCATATTTGCATCTTTGAATTAAGACGTATTCTTAAGATTCGATCTGTGGTGTTGAACCTCTTCATACTGCCATTGTTACTGATCTTTATATTGGGCACGGCCCTTTCCAGTACAATGGGGACAGCGGATGATGTTATACCAGATACTGTACGTGTGGGAATCATCCATTTGAATTCGGAATCAGGCAGAGGATCAGATGCGCTTGATCAAGCGCTGGATACATTCGTTCATTCCCCGGCGGTAGCAGGGATGATCAAGGTGCAGAACTTTAAGACAGAAGAAGAGGCTGTCCATTTGCTGCGTACCGATAAGCTCGACTTTGCTGTAATGATTCCTTCGGATTTTGAGGAAAACGTGATGATGGGGAAAGAGGCCAGGTTACAGTGGATACGAGGAAAGGACAACACGCTTAACACATTGGGTGAAACCTTGTTCACACGCTTTACGGATGAATGGAACCGACAGATGGCGATGACCAAGGTGCTCGGTCCGGAAGTAATTCTTGCCATGTCCTCTTCTTCGAAGTCTGGTGCGGAGAGTTCCACTTCCATAACTGTCATCAATCCCGGAAAAACAGGCACGGCCTACAGCGCTTCTCAATACTATGCCGCATCCATGCTGGCTATGTTCATGTTGTACTCGGGTATGACAACCAGTAGTAGCCTATTTGGAGAGCGGGATAACCGAACATTGATCCGCCTTCAGGCTGCACCGATAGGTAATGGAGTTATTTTCGCTGGCAAGATTGCAGGCAATAGTCTGCTTGCTTTCTTGCAAGCAACAACGATTATCCTTATGACGTATTGGTTCTACGGTGTAGATTGGGGATCGCATCCTTGGTATATTGTGCTGACTTGTGTAGGAATCACATTGGCGTCCATGACCCTTGGCGTGATCGTGGCATTGATATGCAAAACCACGGCATCGGCCAGCGCAACCCTCCAAGGTATCATCGTTGCCATGACATTCATCAGCGGTGGGTTCATGCCCATTCCGATTGATTTTGTACAACGGCTTAGCCAACTTACGGTTAACCACTGGGCGCTCCAAAGTTTTCTGAGAATGATGCTGGATGCACCTGTAGGCGAGATTGTATATAGCATTCTGATGTTAGGCGTGGTATGCGCTGTATTACTGTTGATCTCAGGATTAATCTATAGAAGGGCAGGATACCGGTATGAATAG
- a CDS encoding sensor histidine kinase has translation MPMRFLQYGLIIVPAVLYMLMFPLDNEAVYTLYIIIALGLSVWKDFNRSSTQQWLLLLAEILWSCWLIASYGPILLFLSLSVLYVYIYRLEGNRRWLMFAIQLVASNVALGWYYSVPQAPQPGLTTLNTITTTLFSAEATTMVLGNLLLLITAALSWQGSRTASSRGQLEQVYDELRSKHYELQEARAQLLLFTKQLEGVAQAEERTRISRQLHDDIGHRLIRTKMMSEAALMTLPRDREKGTEMVRQIRDQLATSMDDMRSTLHKLRPDSYGSNAYALDRLLEEVGRDTGVKTHFEVQGASHVLYPSIQIVLYKNAKEAVTNALRHGNASSITLELVFADQEICMSVSNDGKINPHSSKTSGIGQESMCLRTQMVGGTLEIQSAFPYTVITRIPITNQMDLL, from the coding sequence ATGCCGATGCGGTTTCTGCAATACGGATTAATTATCGTTCCAGCCGTACTGTACATGTTGATGTTCCCCTTGGACAACGAAGCTGTCTACACCCTGTATATCATCATCGCGCTTGGACTCTCCGTGTGGAAAGATTTCAACCGTTCAAGTACACAGCAGTGGCTGTTGCTTTTGGCCGAAATACTCTGGAGCTGTTGGCTGATTGCATCGTATGGACCCATCCTGCTATTCCTCTCTCTATCCGTGCTCTACGTGTATATATACAGACTCGAGGGAAACCGGAGATGGTTGATGTTTGCCATTCAGCTTGTCGCAAGCAATGTCGCTTTGGGATGGTATTATTCTGTGCCACAGGCACCGCAACCAGGGTTAACGACACTAAATACAATCACCACCACATTATTCTCCGCAGAGGCAACAACGATGGTCCTTGGCAACCTGCTTCTGCTCATCACAGCGGCTCTCTCCTGGCAGGGATCAAGAACAGCGAGCAGCCGCGGACAACTGGAACAAGTCTATGACGAGCTCCGCAGTAAACATTACGAGCTTCAAGAAGCACGTGCACAGCTCCTGTTATTTACAAAGCAACTTGAAGGAGTAGCTCAGGCAGAGGAACGCACACGTATCTCCAGACAGCTTCATGATGATATCGGACATCGACTGATTCGCACCAAAATGATGTCGGAAGCCGCTCTGATGACTCTCCCCCGAGATCGGGAAAAAGGAACGGAAATGGTGAGACAGATTCGTGATCAATTGGCCACCAGTATGGATGATATGCGAAGTACACTTCACAAACTGCGACCGGATTCCTATGGTTCCAATGCCTATGCACTGGATCGTCTTCTGGAGGAAGTGGGCAGAGATACCGGGGTGAAGACACATTTTGAAGTTCAAGGCGCATCCCATGTGCTGTACCCCAGCATACAAATCGTTTTATACAAAAATGCCAAAGAAGCCGTAACGAATGCACTACGACACGGAAATGCCTCTTCTATCACATTGGAGTTGGTATTCGCGGATCAGGAAATCTGTATGAGCGTAAGTAATGATGGCAAAATTAATCCGCACTCGTCTAAGACAAGTGGCATAGGACAGGAAAGCATGTGTCTACGTACACAAATGGTGGGAGGAACCTTGGAGATTCAATCTGCTTTTCCGTATACCGTGATTACACGCATTCCAATAACGAACCAGATGGATCTACTCTGA